A region from the Pelobates fuscus isolate aPelFus1 chromosome 3, aPelFus1.pri, whole genome shotgun sequence genome encodes:
- the FGL2 gene encoding fibroleukin, which yields MKSLFYLAVLVALSTVLAETDDEKTSKDNVLSGCPIKMKNGGKCDEEGNCPYQLTLPPMTIQLPKQFQLLEKTLKEVQTLKEMVNNLKKSCQDCKLQADDNLDKDTLNLPENGKDGQMQELQSKVKKMSISLKNARTQINTLQGQLEKMNPISMNSVEDYVDHKIANMSCSNNCEFKASPSIQLIYKDCSDYYKIGKKLNGTYRITPDPKNKTFEVYCNMESTGGGWTIIQIRKDGSTDFNRTWNEYKNGFGNLTSEFWLGNDKLHLLTRSSNMILRIELEDFKGVKEYAQYDQFYVANEYLKYRLTVGGYSGTAGDALQFSKQYNHDQRFFTTPDRDNDRYPSGNCGTYYSSGWWFDSCMSANLNGKYYEKEYKGIRNGIYWGTWQGVSDEHLNSFRQTFKSVKMMIRPQDFTG from the exons ATGAAGTCTCTCTTTTACTTGGCAGTCTTGGTTGCCTTGTCAACTGTCCTTGCTGAAACAGATGACGAGAAAACATCAAAAGACAATGTACTCAGTGGTTGTCCTATAaagatgaaaaatgggggcaaatgtGATGAAGAGGGCAACTGTCCATACCAGCTAACATTGCCCCCAATGACTATACAGTTACCTAAACAGTTTCAACTACTTGAAAAAACCCTCAAAGAAGTACAGACCCTTAAAGAGATGGTAAACAACTTAAAGAAATCTTGCCAAGACTGCAAACTGCAAGCAGATGACAATTTGGACAAGGACACCTTAAATCTTCCAGAGAATGGTAAAGACGGCCAGATGCAAGAACTGCAGTCCAAGGTTAAGAAGATGTCAATCAGCTTGAAAAATGCTAGAACCCAGATTAACACCTTACAGGGTCAGCTGGAGAAGATGAACCCCATCAGTATGAACAGTGTAGAAGATTATGTGGACCATAAAATAGCAAACATGTCCTGTTCCAACAACTGTGAGTTCAAGGCAAGTCCAA gCATACAGCTCATCTATAAAGACTGCTCTGACTACTATAAAATTGGCAAAAAACTAAATGGGACATACAGGATTACACCTGATCCAAAGAACAAAACATTTGAAGTTTACTGTAACATGGAGTCAACAGGAGGAGGATGGACAATAATTCAAATACGCAAAGATGGCAGCACCGACTTTAACAGAACATGGAATGAATATAAGAATGGATTTGGGAATCTGACCAGTGAATTTTGGTTGGGTAACGATAAGCTGCATCTTTTAACCAGAAGCAGCAACATGATCCTCAGAATTGAGCTTGAAGACTTTAAAGGTGTTAAAGAATATGCTCAATACGACCAGTTCTATGTAGCCAATGAATATCTTAAATATCGATTAACTGTCGGGGGCTATTCTGGTACAGCTGGGGATGCACTGCAATTCAGCAAGCAATATAACCACGATCAGAGGTTCTTTACTACTCCCGACAGAGACAATGACAGATATCCCTCTGGAAACTGTGGGACTTACTATAGCTCTGGATGGTGGTTTGATTCATGTATGTCTGCAAATCTCAATGGGAAGTACTATGAGAAGGAATACAAAGGAATTCGCAATGGTATTTACTGGGGTACTTGGCAGGGCGTTTCAGACGAGCATCTGAACAGTTTCAGACAAACTTTTAAATCGGTCAAAATGATGATAAGACCACAAGATTTCACAGGCTAA